One part of the Musa acuminata AAA Group cultivar baxijiao chromosome BXJ1-5, Cavendish_Baxijiao_AAA, whole genome shotgun sequence genome encodes these proteins:
- the LOC135674360 gene encoding putative glucuronosyltransferase PGSIP8: MEIKLRLGLLAALLLALAAAAAEATTTERRRQHAYAAMMYMGTPRDYEFYVATRVMMRSLARLHVEADLVVIASVDVPVRWAQTLQEEDGVKVIRVENLKNPYENQQNFNTRFKLTLNKLYAWSLISYDRVVMLDSDNIFLQRTDELFQCGQFCAVFINPCIFHTGLFVLQPSMDVFKNMLHELETGHENPDGADQGFLASYFPDLLDRPMFHPPTNGTKLYGTYRLPLGYQMDASYYYLKLRWSIPCGPNSVITFPSAPWLKPWYWWSWPVLPLGLSWHERRRKNLGYGSELPILLIQAVMYIGIIAVTRLARPSLSKLCYNRRPEKIIAILHSTLKVAALWSIFAAYTVPFFLIPRTVHPLLGWPIYVLGVASLSSIVINVFLLPPLPVLTVLLGILGSLFVMAFPWYSDGVIRALVVFAYAFSCAPFAWASLMKVIGSLQNLLEREAFFPRLGESPQLSEFNKLY; encoded by the exons ATGGAAATCAAGTTGCGACTGGGGTTACTTGCGGCGCTGCTTTTGGCGCTAGCAGCGGCTGCGGCGGAGGCGACGACGACAGAGAGGCGGCGGCAGCACGCGTACGCGGCGATGATGTACATGGGGACACCCAGGGACTACGAGTTCTACGTGGCGACGAGGGTGATGATGAGGTCCCTCGCGAGGCTCCACGTCGAGGCCGATCTCGTCGTCATCGCCTCCGTCGACGTCCCCGTCCGATGGGCCCAAACCTT GCAAGAGGAGGATGGGGTGAAGGTGATTAGAGTTGAGAACTTGAAGAACCCGTATGAAAATCAACAAAACTTCAACACCAGATTCAAGTTGACATTGAACAAACTTTATGCATGGAGTCTAATTTCGTATGATCGAGTTGTTATGCTCGACTCCGATAACATTTTCCTCCAACGTACCGATGAGCTTTTCCAATGCGGCCAATTTTGTGCTGTTTTCATCAACCCATGCATCTTTCATACTGGACTTTTCGTTCTTCAG CCTTCAATGGATGTTTTCAAGAACATGCTTCATGAGCTAGAAACTGGACATGAGAACCCAGATGGTGCAGATCAAGGCTTCCTGGCAAGCTATTTTCCTGACTTGCTTGATCGTCCAATGTTCCATCCACCTACCAATGGTACCAAGCTTTATGGTACCTATCGCCTTCCTTTGGGATACCAGATGGATGCTTCATATTACT ATCTAAAGCTCCGGTGGAGCATACCATGTGGACCAAATAGTGTGATCACATTCCCAAGTGCCCCATGGTTAAAACCTTGGTACTGGTGGTCTTGGCCTGTTTTACCATTGGGCCTTTCATGGCATGAACGACGTCGAAAGAATCTCGG GTATGGTTCAGAGCTACCAATATTGCTGATCCAAGCAGTGATGTATATTGGAATCATAGCAGTTACCCGGTTGGCACGACCAAGCTTGTCAAAGCTGTGTTATAATCGGCGTCCAGAGAAGATCATCGCAATATTGCATAGCACGCTCAAGGTAGCAGCATTGTGGTCCATATTCGCTGCATACACGGTACCTTTTTTCCTCATCCCACGTACAGTGCATCCACTCTTAGGTTGGCCCATTTATGTGCTCGGAGTTGCTTCTCTTTCTTCAATCGTTATCAATGTCTTCCTTCTGCCACCTCTACCGGTCCTCACAGTGTTACTGGGAATCTTGGGTTCACTGTTTGTGATGGCATTCCCTTGGTATTCTGATGGTGTTATTAGGGCTTTGGTGGTGTTTGCTTATGCCTTCAGCTGTGCCCCGTTTGCATGGGCGTCTTTGATGAAAGTGATAGGCTCCTTGCAGAACCTACTTGAGAGGGAGGCCTTCTTTCCAAGACTGGGAGAGTCCCCACAACTGTCTGAGTTCAACAAACTGTATTAA